The following coding sequences are from one Haliotis asinina isolate JCU_RB_2024 chromosome 3, JCU_Hal_asi_v2, whole genome shotgun sequence window:
- the LOC137278754 gene encoding serine/arginine-rich splicing factor 4-like gives MQSQEQSKVRNNAKPGTKQNQEQRKARNNAKSGTKQNQEQSKVRNNAKSGTKQSQEQRKARNKAKPRATQGQEQRKVRNKAKPGTKQSQEQRKVRNKAKSGTKQNQEQSKVRNNAKSGTKQSQEQRKARNKAKPRATQSQEQSKTRNKAKSGTTQSQEQSKARNNAKPGITHCVRILLVAQYAKSV, from the coding sequence ATGCAAAGCCAGGAACAAAGCAAAGTCAGGAACAACGCAAAGCCAGGAACAAAGCAAAACCAAGAGCAACGCAAGGCCAGGAACAACGCAAAGTCAGGAACAAAGCAAAACCAGGAACAAAGCAAAGTCAGGAACAACGCAAAGTCAGGAACAAAGCAAAGCCAGGAACAACGCAAAGCCAGGAACAAAGCAAAGCCAAGAGCAACGCAAGGCCAGGAACAACGCAAAGTCAGGAACAAAGCAAAACCAGGAACAAAGCAAAGTCAGGAACAACGCAAAGTCAGGAACAAAGCAAAGTCAGGAACAAAGCAAAACCAGGAACAAAGCAAAGTCAGGAACAACGCAAAGTCAGGAACAAAGCAAAGCCAGGAACAACGCAAAGCCAGGAACAAAGCAAAGCCAAGAGCAACGCAAAGCCAGGAACAAAGCAAAACCAGGAACAAAGCAAAGTCAGGAACAACGCAAAGCCAGGAACAAAGCAAAGCCAGGAACAACGCAAAGCCAGGAATCACACACTGTGTCAGGATCCTGCTGGTTGCACAATACGCTAAGTCTGTTTGA